A window of Nomascus leucogenys isolate Asia chromosome X, Asia_NLE_v1, whole genome shotgun sequence contains these coding sequences:
- the MAGEA4 gene encoding melanoma-associated antigen 4 isoform X1 encodes MLPLSLGLWVPIAQLLPALPPAALTRVIMSFEQKSQHCKPEEGVEAQGEALGLVGAQAPTAEEQGAAVSSSSLVPGTLEEVPVAESTGPPQSPQGASALPTTISFTCWRQPNEGSSSQEEEGPSTSPDAESLFREALSKEVDELVHFLLLKYRAKEPVTKAEMLERVIKDYKRCFPVIFGKASESLKIIFGIDVKEVDPTNNTYTLVTCLGLSYDGLLGNKIFPKTGLLIIVLGTIAMEGDSASEEEIWEELSVMDVYDGREHSAYGEPRKLLTQDWVQENYLEYRQVPGSDPARYEFLWGPRALAETSYVKVLEHVVRVIARVRISYPSLREAALLGEEEGV; translated from the coding sequence ATGCTCCCTCTCTCCCTAGGCCTGTGGGTCCCCATTGCCCAGCTTTTGCCTGCACTCCCGCCTGCTGCCCTGACCAGAGTCATCATGTCTTTTGAGCAGAAGAGTCAGCACTGCAAGCCTGAGGAAGGCGTTGAGGCCCAAGGAGAGGCCCTGGGCCTGGTGGGTGCGCAGGCTCCTACTGCTGAGGAGCAGGGGGCTgctgtctcctcctcctctctggtcCCTGGCACCCTGGAGGAAGTGCCTGTTGCTGAGTCAACAGGTCCTCCCCAGAGTCCTCAGGGAGCCTCTGCCTTACCCACTACCATCAGCTTCACTTGCTGGAGGCAACCCAATGAGGGTTCCAGCAGCCAAGAAGAGGAGGGGCCGAGCACCTCGCCTGACGCGGAGTCCTTGTTCCGAGAAGCACTCAGCAAGGAGGTGGATGAGTTGGTTCATTTTCTGCTCCTCAAGTATCGAGCCAAGGAGCCGGTCACAAAGGCAGAAATGCTGGAGAGAGTCATCAAAGATTACAAGCGCTGCTTTCCTGTGATCTTCGGCAAAGCCTCCGAGTCCCTGAAGATCATCTTTGGCATTGACGTGAAGGAAGTCGACCCCACCAACAACACCTACACCCTTGTCACCTGCCTGGGCCTTTCCTATGATGGCCTGCTGGGTAATAAGATCTTTCCCAAGACAGGCCTCCTGATAATCGTCCTGGGCACAATCGCAATGGAGGGCGACTCTGCCTCTGAGGAGGAAATCTGGGAGGAGCTGAGTGTGATGGATGTGTATGATGGGAGGGAGCACAGTGCCTATGGGGAGCCCAGGAAGCTGCTCACCCAAGATTGGGTGCAGGAAAACTACCTGGAGTACCGGCAGGTACCCGGCAGTGATCCTGCGCGCTATGAGTTCCTGTGGGGTCCGAGGGCTCTGGCTGAAACCAGCTATGTGAAAGTCCTGGAGCATGTGGTCAGGGTCATTGCAAGAGTTCGCATTTCCTACCCATCCCTGCGTGAAGCAGCTTTGttaggggaggaagagggagtcTGA
- the MAGEA4 gene encoding melanoma-associated antigen 4 isoform X2 — translation MSFEQKSQHCKPEEGVEAQGEALGLVGAQAPTAEEQGAAVSSSSLVPGTLEEVPVAESTGPPQSPQGASALPTTISFTCWRQPNEGSSSQEEEGPSTSPDAESLFREALSKEVDELVHFLLLKYRAKEPVTKAEMLERVIKDYKRCFPVIFGKASESLKIIFGIDVKEVDPTNNTYTLVTCLGLSYDGLLGNKIFPKTGLLIIVLGTIAMEGDSASEEEIWEELSVMDVYDGREHSAYGEPRKLLTQDWVQENYLEYRQVPGSDPARYEFLWGPRALAETSYVKVLEHVVRVIARVRISYPSLREAALLGEEEGV, via the coding sequence ATGTCTTTTGAGCAGAAGAGTCAGCACTGCAAGCCTGAGGAAGGCGTTGAGGCCCAAGGAGAGGCCCTGGGCCTGGTGGGTGCGCAGGCTCCTACTGCTGAGGAGCAGGGGGCTgctgtctcctcctcctctctggtcCCTGGCACCCTGGAGGAAGTGCCTGTTGCTGAGTCAACAGGTCCTCCCCAGAGTCCTCAGGGAGCCTCTGCCTTACCCACTACCATCAGCTTCACTTGCTGGAGGCAACCCAATGAGGGTTCCAGCAGCCAAGAAGAGGAGGGGCCGAGCACCTCGCCTGACGCGGAGTCCTTGTTCCGAGAAGCACTCAGCAAGGAGGTGGATGAGTTGGTTCATTTTCTGCTCCTCAAGTATCGAGCCAAGGAGCCGGTCACAAAGGCAGAAATGCTGGAGAGAGTCATCAAAGATTACAAGCGCTGCTTTCCTGTGATCTTCGGCAAAGCCTCCGAGTCCCTGAAGATCATCTTTGGCATTGACGTGAAGGAAGTCGACCCCACCAACAACACCTACACCCTTGTCACCTGCCTGGGCCTTTCCTATGATGGCCTGCTGGGTAATAAGATCTTTCCCAAGACAGGCCTCCTGATAATCGTCCTGGGCACAATCGCAATGGAGGGCGACTCTGCCTCTGAGGAGGAAATCTGGGAGGAGCTGAGTGTGATGGATGTGTATGATGGGAGGGAGCACAGTGCCTATGGGGAGCCCAGGAAGCTGCTCACCCAAGATTGGGTGCAGGAAAACTACCTGGAGTACCGGCAGGTACCCGGCAGTGATCCTGCGCGCTATGAGTTCCTGTGGGGTCCGAGGGCTCTGGCTGAAACCAGCTATGTGAAAGTCCTGGAGCATGTGGTCAGGGTCATTGCAAGAGTTCGCATTTCCTACCCATCCCTGCGTGAAGCAGCTTTGttaggggaggaagagggagtcTGA